The proteins below are encoded in one region of Triticum aestivum cultivar Chinese Spring chromosome 1B, IWGSC CS RefSeq v2.1, whole genome shotgun sequence:
- the LOC123147131 gene encoding protein timeless homolog isoform X21 has protein sequence MDSAMLSLTCAGLGAAEEDDDGGAVGYVKGDHCLDNLKDLQRLLRRDDPERREVFKQVCKWRIASRDLVPIIENYQSDRNLVITAVKVLVFLTMPVDPSSEDVAQQIEYLWDLKAALTRNVAIAVIVSLLEDPLDHLERTSFTEDDWKLVQLVLTLFRNVLAIQEITLPQKASGEATQLLYLADSFLELIFKENMMDLILVLAQHIDEPSGYLKHENLLLLEIFHYLFLGRDPELIAKVRPEGSKEQVNGDIDTSVDSLRLMMEKEEKEKRMFRQRNAENHALNGIFTCLAVDGSKSLCKGNPSSAMSSANSLRKIRNVQRGPQKRIAWDNELLYIPKEGIMEMLRSFMDQFLSGGYNVLMQSVCDDIVKQHDSVEKSDNITFFKVVCFVLAFQHEKASNAQKSSAGPQLSETSPGNECDDLPFCGDICGPVAATLNEDMFNIVLSMWREAYEDLKQTKDYKTLSAAGSLMKNMIGMIYLVVKVHPEDSRESQTARVLLYKLFYDQTEQGLTQFLLNLFRSFDTHKQPKSALADLLETVHIMLQLMEKLQARGALRVAKRTRKGRKRKTSDDKHESTKPGTENVEQSYIDPTDGTKATSDSLPDLRSEDPLAEPTLVEQGKVDSDGTDLPDTIVDTAVNLDSTTQLGGDPSSAGSGEKERNPINEEEDTCTTQLGGDPPSAGSGEKKRNPINEEEDTCTTQLGGDPSSAGSAEKKRNTINEEEDVSDSSSDDCPPATSEVDFNVSRLIYSLANNSVVQNICWLLKYYKTNSFRTNHYIICMLRRFCEDLDVSPMLYQLSLLTTFYDILAEQKSSSSKEYANIVNFLSKIVRKLVRAMKKQPLLFVDTLFWKTRKECHCIDADYLLNEFKGDVNNKGGEVGSSKGWGGPVNIADSLGDDEADYDIPHEPYDGDKNGDSSSGEREGDTQKSMGPRDKRSILLSLSDSEAEDNDRTTISRGSQNKEVPKRRGRSIFNEEQEKLIRDLHENYKDDRKCSHLIAEALDPSGKISSAQISRKLTQLGLRSVTRRKKVSEASLSAKDLVAQPQNDVLDDPKPESTRRRRKRLHRLSSKDDNNDNRPVSSDEETLQSLKGRTKNKELPSVDLAPRKSQHKEASQGDSDDETIGSLLSRGKKKRLSTSDITGNKQEDLDSSKNTDLGVESIGSNIIPKDKELASVDLPSSMSQHQEASQGTDSDDETIGSLLRGKKRRLSTSDVTENRQEHQDSSKNIVPDNETVGSNVMDAPLHPELNSSNDNGGDAGEAELLDDLSEPELDGREDAEQRIVDDRDMPESGDMTGSNASQKAGLKRRLRMVIDDDDEE, from the exons ATGGACTCGGCGATGCTCTCGCTCACCTGCGCGGGCCTCGGGGCCGCAGAGGAGGACGACGACGGGGGCGCCGTCGGCTACGTCAAGGGCGACCACTGCCTCG ACAACCTGAAGGATCTGCAGAGGCTGCTGCGGCGGGACGACCCGGAGCGGCGGGAGGTCTTCAAGCAGGTCTGCAAGTGGAGGATCGCGTCCAGGGATCTGGTGCCCATCATCGAGAACTACCAGTCCGACCGCAACCTCGTCATCACGGCAG TGAAAGTGTTGGTATTCCTTACCATGCCTGTCGATCCTTCATCAGAGGATGTTGCTCAGCAGATAGAGTATCTGTGGGATTTGAAGGCTGCACTCACACGGAATGTTGCAATCGCAGTGATTGTGTCTCTTCTTGAGGACCCATTGGATCATTTGGAAAG AACTTCATTCACGGAAGATGACTGGAAGCTAGTACAGCTGGTGCTTACTTTATTCCGCAACGTCTTGGCTATTCAAGAAATCACATTGCCTCAGAAGGCATCTGGGGAAGCTACCCAGTTATTGTACCTGGCTGACAGCTTTTTAGAGCTCATATTTAAAGAAAATATGATGGACCTGATCTTAGTGCTAGCTCAACATATTGATGAGCCCTCTGGTTATCTCAAGCATGAAAACCTTCTTTTGTTGGAAATCTTTCATTATCTTTTCTTGGGTCGGGACCCAGAATTGATTGCCAAAGTTCGTCCAGAAGGCTCAAAG GAGCAGGTCAATGGAGATATTGATACATCAGTTGATTCATTGagattgatgatggagaaggaagagaaggaaaaaaGGATGTTCAGGCAGAGAAACGCGGAGAATCACGCACTCAACGGAATTTTTACATGCCTTGCAGTG GATGGATCTAAGTCATTGTGCAAAGGGAACCCCAGCTCAGCAATGTCATCTGCAAATAGCCTCCGGAAAATACGTAATGTCCAAAGAGGCCCTCAAAAAAGGATAGCATGGGATAATGAACTTCTTTACATACCAAAGGAGGGTATTATGGAAATGCTAAGAAGTTTCATGGATCAGTTTTTATCTGGAGGATATAATG TCCTGATGCAGTCTGTTTGTGATGATATTGTGAAGCAGCATGATTCTGTCGAGAAATCTGATAACATTACATTCTTCAAAGTTGTTTGCTTTGTCTTAGCTTTTCAACACGAGAAAGCATCAAATGCTCAG AAATCAAGTGCTGGACCCCAGCTGTCTGAGACTTCACCAGGCAATGAATGTGATGATCTGCCGTTTTGTGGTGACATATGTGGACCTGTTGCAGCCACATTAAACGAAGATATGTTCAATATAGTCTTGTCCATGTGGCGTGAGGCCTATGAAGACCTGAAGCAGACTAAGGATTACAAAACTCTTTCAGCTGCTGGCTCCTTAATGAAGAACATG ATTGGCATGATATATTTGGTGGTGAAAGTTCATCCTGAAGATTCAAGGGAATCTCAAACAGCCCGTGTTTTACTGTATAAGCTGTTCTATGATCAGACAGAACAAGGCCTGACTCAGTTTCTCCTGAACTTGTTCAGATCTTTTGATACTCATAAGCAACCAAAAAG CGCTCTTGCGGATTTACTAGAAACAGTTCATATCATGCTACAGCTGATGGAGAAGCTTCAAGCACGTGGTGCTTTAAGG GTTGCGAAAAGGACAAGAAAGGGCAGAAAAAGGAAGACGTCAGATGACAAACATGAGAGTACCAAACCTGGAACAGAGAATGTGGAGCAAAGCTACATAGACCCAACAGATGGGACTAAAGCCACATCTGATTCACTTCCAGATTTGAGAAGTGAGGATCCTCTAGCAGAACCTACTCTCGTAGAGCAAGGAAAAGTTGATTCCGATGGCACAGATCTGCCAGATACAATTGTGGATACGGCTGTTAATCTGGATAGCACCACACAGCTTGGAGGTGATCCATCTTCTGCAGGCAGTGGTGAAAAGGAAAGAAATCCCATTAATGAAGAGGAAGATACTTGTACCACACAGCTTGGAGGTGATCCACCTTCTGCAGGCAGTggtgaaaagaaaagaaatcccaTTAACGAAGAGGAAGATACTTGTACCACACAGCTTGGAGGTGATCCATCTTCTGCAGGCAGtgctgaaaagaaaagaaataccattaatgaagaggaAGATGTTTCAGATTCTTCAAGTGATGATTGCCCCCCAGCTACAAGTGAAGTTGATTTTAACGTATCACGGTTAATATACAGCCTAGCCAACAATTCTGTTGTTCAAAATATATGCTGGTTGTTGAAGTACTATAAGACTAACTCCTTCCGAACAAACCACTACATCATATGCATGCTGCGGAGATTCTGTGAAGATCTAGATGTGTCACCAATGCTATATCAG CTATCGCTTCTGACTACTTTCTATGATATATTAGCTGAACAGAAGTCTTCGAGTTCAAAGGAGTATGCAAATATTGTAAATTTTCTTTCTAAAATTGTAAGGAAGTTGGTGAGAGCAATGAAAAAACAGCCACTGTTATTTGTTGATACACTCTTTTGGAAGACAAGAAAGGAATGCCATTGCATTGATGCTGATTATCTACTGAATGAGTTCAAGGGAGATGTTAACAATAAGGGTGGTGAAGTTGGTTCAAGTAAGGGATGGGGAGGTCCAGTAAATATAGCAGATTCTCTTGGTGACGATGAAGCTGACTATGATATACCACATGAACCATATGATGGTGATAA GAATGGAGATTCATCGTCTGGTGAACGTGAAGGTGATACTCAGAAGAGCATGGGTCCCAGAGACAAAAGGAGCATATTACTGTCACTTTCAGACAGTGAAGCTGAGGATAATGATAG GACTACTATATCTAGAGGCTCTCAGAATAAAGAGGTCCCAAAGAGACGAGGGCGTTCCATTTTTAATGAAGAGCAAGAGAAGCTTATAAGAGATCTTCATGAGAA TTATAAGGATGATCGTAAATGCAGTCATCTAATTGCTGAAGCTCTAGATCCCAGTGGAAAGATATCGTCGGCTCAAATTTCTCGAAAGCTTACACAGCTAGGTCTCAGGAGTGTCACTAGGAGGAAAAAAGTTTCAGAGGCATCTCTTTCAGCCAAAGATCTGGTTGCACAACCACAAAACGACGTGCTGGATGATCCGAAGCCAGAAAGTACCCG GCGCAGGAGGAAAAGGCTACATCGGTTAAGCAGTAAGGACGACAACAACGATAATCGTCCAGTATCATCTGATGAAGAAACATTGCAATCACTTAAGGGCAG AACCAAAAATAAGGAGCTGCCCTCGGTGGACCTTGCACCGAGGAAATCACAGCATAAAGAGGCTTCGCAGGGCGATTCTGATGATGAGACCATAGGATCTCTGCTTAG TAGAGGAAAGAAGAAAAGATTATCAACGTCAGATATTACAGGGAATAAACAAGAAGACCTAGATTCTTCGAAGAATACTGATCTGGGTGTTGAGAGTATCGGTTCAAATATCAT ACCCAAAGATAAGGAGCTGGCCTCTGTGGATCTTCCATCGAGTATGTCACAGCATCAAGAGGCTTCGCAGGGCACAGATTCTGATGATGAAACCATAGGATCTCTGCTTAG AGGAAAGAAAAGAAGGTTATCTACATCAGATGTTACAGAGAACAGACAAGAACACCAAGATTCTTCGAAGAACATTGTTCCGGACAATGAGACTGTTGGTTCAAATGTCAT GGACGCCCCTCTCCATCCCGAGCTGAACTCATCTAATGATAACGGTGGTGATGCTGGTGAGGCTGAACTTCTGGATGACTTGAGTGAGCCTGAGCTGGATGGTCGTGAAGATGCCGAGCAACGGATCGTCGACGACAGAGACATGCCTGAATCTGGGGACATGACAGGCTCTAATGCCAGTCAGAAGGCTGGTTTGAAAAGAAGACTAAGAATGGTGattgacgacgacgacgaggagtag
- the LOC123147131 gene encoding protein timeless homolog isoform X14 yields MDSAMLSLTCAGLGAAEEDDDGGAVGYVKGDHCLDNLKDLQRLLRRDDPERREVFKQVCKWRIASRDLVPIIENYQSDRNLVITAVKVLVFLTMPVDPSSEDVAQQIEYLWDLKAALTRNVAIAVIVSLLEDPLDHLERTSFTEDDWKLVQLVLTLFRNVLAIQEITLPQKASGEATQLLYLADSFLELIFKENMMDLILVLAQHIDEPSGYLKHENLLLLEIFHYLFLGRDPELIAKVRPEGSKEQVNGDIDTSVDSLRLMMEKEEKEKRMFRQRNAENHALNGIFTCLAVDGSKSLCKGNPSSAMSSANSLRKIRNVQRGPQKRIAWDNELLYIPKEGIMEMLRSFMDQFLSGGYNVLMQSVCDDIVKQHDSVEKSDNITFFKVVCFVLAFQHEKASNAQKSSAGPQLSETSPGNECDDLPFCGDICGPVAATLNEDMFNIVLSMWREAYEDLKQTKDYKTLSAAGSLMKNMIGMIYLVVKVHPEDSRESQTARVLLYKLFYDQTEQGLTQFLLNLFRSFDTHKQPKSALADLLETVHIMLQLMEKLQARGALRVAKRTRKGRKRKTSDDKHESTKPGTENVEQSYIDPTDGTKATSDSLPDLRSEDPLAEPTLVEQGKVDSDGTDLPDTIVDTAVNLDSTTQLGGDPSSAGSGEKERNPINEEEDTCTTQLGGDPPSAGSGEKKRNPINEEEDTCTTQLGGDPSSAGSAEKKRNTINEEEDVSDSSSDDCPPATSEVDFNVSRLIYSLANNSVVQNICWLLKYYKTNSFRTNHYIICMLRRFCEDLDVSPMLYQLSLLTTFYDILAEQKSSSSKEYANIVNFLSKIVRKLVRAMKKQPLLFVDTLFWKTRKECHCIDADYLLNEFKGDVNNKGGEVGSSKGWGGPVNIADSLGDDEADYDIPHEPYDGDKNGDSSSGEREGDTQKSMGPRDKRSILLSLSDSEAEDNDRTTISRGSQNKEVPKRRGRSIFNEEQEKLIRDLHENYKDDRKCSHLIAEALDPSGKISSAQISRKLTQLGLRSVTRRKKVSEASLSAKDLVAQPQNDVLDDPKPESTRRRRKRLHRLSSKDDNNDNRPVSSDEETLQSLKGRTKNKELPSVDLAPRKSQHKEASQGDSDDETIGSLLSRGKKKRLSTSDITENKQENLDSSKNIGLGVETIGSNAITKNKALPSVDLVPSISQHQETSQGTDSDDETIGSLLSRGKKKRLSTSDITGNKQEDLDSSKNTDLGVESIGSNIIPKDKELASVDLPSSMSQHQEASQGTDSDDETIGSLLSRGKKRRLSTSDVTENRQEHQDSSKNIVPDNETVGSNVMDAPLHPELNSSNDNGGDAGEAELLDDLSEPELDGREDAEQRIVDDRDMPESGDMTGSNASQKAGLKRRLRMVIDDDDEE; encoded by the exons ATGGACTCGGCGATGCTCTCGCTCACCTGCGCGGGCCTCGGGGCCGCAGAGGAGGACGACGACGGGGGCGCCGTCGGCTACGTCAAGGGCGACCACTGCCTCG ACAACCTGAAGGATCTGCAGAGGCTGCTGCGGCGGGACGACCCGGAGCGGCGGGAGGTCTTCAAGCAGGTCTGCAAGTGGAGGATCGCGTCCAGGGATCTGGTGCCCATCATCGAGAACTACCAGTCCGACCGCAACCTCGTCATCACGGCAG TGAAAGTGTTGGTATTCCTTACCATGCCTGTCGATCCTTCATCAGAGGATGTTGCTCAGCAGATAGAGTATCTGTGGGATTTGAAGGCTGCACTCACACGGAATGTTGCAATCGCAGTGATTGTGTCTCTTCTTGAGGACCCATTGGATCATTTGGAAAG AACTTCATTCACGGAAGATGACTGGAAGCTAGTACAGCTGGTGCTTACTTTATTCCGCAACGTCTTGGCTATTCAAGAAATCACATTGCCTCAGAAGGCATCTGGGGAAGCTACCCAGTTATTGTACCTGGCTGACAGCTTTTTAGAGCTCATATTTAAAGAAAATATGATGGACCTGATCTTAGTGCTAGCTCAACATATTGATGAGCCCTCTGGTTATCTCAAGCATGAAAACCTTCTTTTGTTGGAAATCTTTCATTATCTTTTCTTGGGTCGGGACCCAGAATTGATTGCCAAAGTTCGTCCAGAAGGCTCAAAG GAGCAGGTCAATGGAGATATTGATACATCAGTTGATTCATTGagattgatgatggagaaggaagagaaggaaaaaaGGATGTTCAGGCAGAGAAACGCGGAGAATCACGCACTCAACGGAATTTTTACATGCCTTGCAGTG GATGGATCTAAGTCATTGTGCAAAGGGAACCCCAGCTCAGCAATGTCATCTGCAAATAGCCTCCGGAAAATACGTAATGTCCAAAGAGGCCCTCAAAAAAGGATAGCATGGGATAATGAACTTCTTTACATACCAAAGGAGGGTATTATGGAAATGCTAAGAAGTTTCATGGATCAGTTTTTATCTGGAGGATATAATG TCCTGATGCAGTCTGTTTGTGATGATATTGTGAAGCAGCATGATTCTGTCGAGAAATCTGATAACATTACATTCTTCAAAGTTGTTTGCTTTGTCTTAGCTTTTCAACACGAGAAAGCATCAAATGCTCAG AAATCAAGTGCTGGACCCCAGCTGTCTGAGACTTCACCAGGCAATGAATGTGATGATCTGCCGTTTTGTGGTGACATATGTGGACCTGTTGCAGCCACATTAAACGAAGATATGTTCAATATAGTCTTGTCCATGTGGCGTGAGGCCTATGAAGACCTGAAGCAGACTAAGGATTACAAAACTCTTTCAGCTGCTGGCTCCTTAATGAAGAACATG ATTGGCATGATATATTTGGTGGTGAAAGTTCATCCTGAAGATTCAAGGGAATCTCAAACAGCCCGTGTTTTACTGTATAAGCTGTTCTATGATCAGACAGAACAAGGCCTGACTCAGTTTCTCCTGAACTTGTTCAGATCTTTTGATACTCATAAGCAACCAAAAAG CGCTCTTGCGGATTTACTAGAAACAGTTCATATCATGCTACAGCTGATGGAGAAGCTTCAAGCACGTGGTGCTTTAAGG GTTGCGAAAAGGACAAGAAAGGGCAGAAAAAGGAAGACGTCAGATGACAAACATGAGAGTACCAAACCTGGAACAGAGAATGTGGAGCAAAGCTACATAGACCCAACAGATGGGACTAAAGCCACATCTGATTCACTTCCAGATTTGAGAAGTGAGGATCCTCTAGCAGAACCTACTCTCGTAGAGCAAGGAAAAGTTGATTCCGATGGCACAGATCTGCCAGATACAATTGTGGATACGGCTGTTAATCTGGATAGCACCACACAGCTTGGAGGTGATCCATCTTCTGCAGGCAGTGGTGAAAAGGAAAGAAATCCCATTAATGAAGAGGAAGATACTTGTACCACACAGCTTGGAGGTGATCCACCTTCTGCAGGCAGTggtgaaaagaaaagaaatcccaTTAACGAAGAGGAAGATACTTGTACCACACAGCTTGGAGGTGATCCATCTTCTGCAGGCAGtgctgaaaagaaaagaaataccattaatgaagaggaAGATGTTTCAGATTCTTCAAGTGATGATTGCCCCCCAGCTACAAGTGAAGTTGATTTTAACGTATCACGGTTAATATACAGCCTAGCCAACAATTCTGTTGTTCAAAATATATGCTGGTTGTTGAAGTACTATAAGACTAACTCCTTCCGAACAAACCACTACATCATATGCATGCTGCGGAGATTCTGTGAAGATCTAGATGTGTCACCAATGCTATATCAG CTATCGCTTCTGACTACTTTCTATGATATATTAGCTGAACAGAAGTCTTCGAGTTCAAAGGAGTATGCAAATATTGTAAATTTTCTTTCTAAAATTGTAAGGAAGTTGGTGAGAGCAATGAAAAAACAGCCACTGTTATTTGTTGATACACTCTTTTGGAAGACAAGAAAGGAATGCCATTGCATTGATGCTGATTATCTACTGAATGAGTTCAAGGGAGATGTTAACAATAAGGGTGGTGAAGTTGGTTCAAGTAAGGGATGGGGAGGTCCAGTAAATATAGCAGATTCTCTTGGTGACGATGAAGCTGACTATGATATACCACATGAACCATATGATGGTGATAA GAATGGAGATTCATCGTCTGGTGAACGTGAAGGTGATACTCAGAAGAGCATGGGTCCCAGAGACAAAAGGAGCATATTACTGTCACTTTCAGACAGTGAAGCTGAGGATAATGATAG GACTACTATATCTAGAGGCTCTCAGAATAAAGAGGTCCCAAAGAGACGAGGGCGTTCCATTTTTAATGAAGAGCAAGAGAAGCTTATAAGAGATCTTCATGAGAA TTATAAGGATGATCGTAAATGCAGTCATCTAATTGCTGAAGCTCTAGATCCCAGTGGAAAGATATCGTCGGCTCAAATTTCTCGAAAGCTTACACAGCTAGGTCTCAGGAGTGTCACTAGGAGGAAAAAAGTTTCAGAGGCATCTCTTTCAGCCAAAGATCTGGTTGCACAACCACAAAACGACGTGCTGGATGATCCGAAGCCAGAAAGTACCCG GCGCAGGAGGAAAAGGCTACATCGGTTAAGCAGTAAGGACGACAACAACGATAATCGTCCAGTATCATCTGATGAAGAAACATTGCAATCACTTAAGGGCAG AACCAAAAATAAGGAGCTGCCCTCGGTGGACCTTGCACCGAGGAAATCACAGCATAAAGAGGCTTCGCAGGGCGATTCTGATGATGAGACCATAGGATCTCTGCTTAG TAGAGGAAAGAAGAAAAGGTTATCAACGTCAGATATTACAGAGAATAAACAAGAAAACCTAGATTCTTCGAAGAACATTGGTCTGGGTGTTGAGACTATCGGTTCAAATGCCAT AACCAAAAATAAGGCGCTGCCGTCCGTGGATCTTGTACCGAGTATATCACAGCATCAAGAGACTTCGCAGGGCACAGATTCTGATGATGAGACCATAGGATCTCTGCTTAG TAGAGGAAAGAAGAAAAGATTATCAACGTCAGATATTACAGGGAATAAACAAGAAGACCTAGATTCTTCGAAGAATACTGATCTGGGTGTTGAGAGTATCGGTTCAAATATCAT ACCCAAAGATAAGGAGCTGGCCTCTGTGGATCTTCCATCGAGTATGTCACAGCATCAAGAGGCTTCGCAGGGCACAGATTCTGATGATGAAACCATAGGATCTCTGCTTAG CAGAGGAAAGAAAAGAAGGTTATCTACATCAGATGTTACAGAGAACAGACAAGAACACCAAGATTCTTCGAAGAACATTGTTCCGGACAATGAGACTGTTGGTTCAAATGTCAT GGACGCCCCTCTCCATCCCGAGCTGAACTCATCTAATGATAACGGTGGTGATGCTGGTGAGGCTGAACTTCTGGATGACTTGAGTGAGCCTGAGCTGGATGGTCGTGAAGATGCCGAGCAACGGATCGTCGACGACAGAGACATGCCTGAATCTGGGGACATGACAGGCTCTAATGCCAGTCAGAAGGCTGGTTTGAAAAGAAGACTAAGAATGGTGattgacgacgacgacgaggagtag